A genome region from Lytechinus pictus isolate F3 Inbred chromosome 16, Lp3.0, whole genome shotgun sequence includes the following:
- the LOC129279701 gene encoding protein artichoke-like: protein MACTSLRSLMIVLITLASGVTACPENCNCYRNRLTWTNTMDCSEGGFHDIPSQLHPSIGELRMDNNFIREIKPGSLAGGSYLQVLSLTTNLIERVDPQGLSGLSNLRELTFAMNRIKDISFLSGTFLPALDSLILTRNPISIIPPSVFESLPNLRDFSLNKANLQDLTDARITAQRISVSENDIWRFGRDAFARPHEVRAIVCDRCAFRHLPYMGNLTALQVITLQNNRIATIDDAAFASFQSIETLDLTGNKITQVSSFRNLPTLRRLDLTENVISHIPSDSFEDIPKFEVLNLRSNHLTSYSCPVFIRQSLLLNGNDLKEFSGANLDLTTVLIINLMNNQNLRNVTIANATSLDYLYLCDCAIQNIELTDCPNLNYVNAQTNDLRSLSAFHDLPKMHYLILKNNFIDSIGENGLDGLPELYALDLSHNRFSAIPLLPELPLLTDLDLSYNKIESLTFEFVANLPNLKELILTGNRLKTIPVFPNIPFLETLTLSENGITYIEESPFDDLPTLTRLEMTDCNLTSMASLGPIPPLHLLILNQNQIREVDVGFLSSVPNLKLLNLANNEITFLPAALPTPSVNNLNFTNNAIAVIDNFAFIQCARMSSLDISNNLVETLDFMIYISSQSLWISVNYNKVRGFPVTGIPDNVAYLSLEGNKIETISPISFAFSSRLFWLSLAQNNIKHISSHSFVGCSLLSNINLGGNPLESIAGDAFMGLTELDFLQMENIPLPTFPETLFATLPNVMYINFRNMSAVITSLLHFPKMLSLTLGNQQMNSVPNITAPGLQSLDVSHSHLTRIPTKVFTNHPYVFVLRLSYNHIANINDGDFENANKLFEVSLDNNRIVSVAPGSFGPFIAVQAMNLQGNELTHLELGLSFPNTIQDIDLSGNPWHCDCHIEELKEVLMKQRDHMDPVYCASPPELTHQTITSLDISDLGCLNDNETETSSDLDNETINDVVTETVYDIVTEMEYELMTEVIDEVVTEEVVDLVTFVFIEDPDRGIDRSGDRDEVGPSYEEDGDTGDDGDDDDGSELSEVTTIPPAVNVTIGGSEDGESEETDDWYPPCPMGLPVCSGQVYKPSIYTIMIMTFSALGASSIF from the coding sequence ATGGCGTGCACTTCTCTGCGATCACTGATGATAGTGCTCATCACGTTGGCAAGTGGCGTCACCGCATGCCCGGAGAACTGCAATTGTTACAGGAATCGCCTGACATGGACCAACACAATGGACTGTTCCGAAGGCGGATTCCACGATATCCCCTCTCAGCTGCACCCAAGCATCGGTGAGCTCAGGATGGATAACAATTTCATCAGAGAAATAAAGCCGGGTAGCCTTGCCGGGGGTAGCTATCTTCAAGTCCTCAGCCTTACGACTAACCTGATCGAGCGTGTGGATCCTCAAGGACTGTCCGGACTGTCAAACCTTAGGGAGCTCACCTTTGCGATGAACAGAATCAAAGACATCAGCTTCTTGTCTGGAACTTTCCTCCCAGCATTAGACAGTTTGATCCTGACTCGAAATCCAATTTCCATCATCCCTCCGTCAGTTTTCGAATCTTTACCCAACCTTAGAGACTTTTCCCTCAACAAGGCTAACCTTCAAGATCTGACCGATGCCCGTATTACAGCACAGCGCATTTCCGTCTCGGAAAATGATATTTGGCGTTTTGGGCGTGACGCTTTCGCCAGGCCTCACGAAGTTCGAGCCATTGTTTGTGACCGATGTGCCTTTCGTCATCTACCCTACATGGGAAACCTGACAGCTTTACAAGTCATCACCCTGCAGAACAATCGCATCGCTACCATTGATGATGCAGCTTTCGCGTCCTTTCAGAGCATTGAAACGCTAGATCTTACTGGAAACAAAATCACGCAGGTCTCTTCCTTCAGAAACCTTCCCACATTGCGTCGTCTGGATCTTACTGAGAATGTTATTTCCCACATTCCCTCTGACTCCTTCGAGGATATTCCTAAATTTGAAGTTCTCAATCTAAGATCGAACCATCTCACCTCGTATTCTTGTCCTGTTTTCATCCGCCAATCATTGCTACTCAATGGCAATGATTTAAAAGAGTTCAGTGGGGCAAACCTTGACCTCACTACAGTGTTAATTATCAATCTGATGAACAATCAAAATCTCCGAAATGTTACGATAGCAAACGCGACTTCTCTTGATTACTTGTATTTGTGTGACTGCGCGATTCAAAACATTGAACTCACTGACTGTCCCAATCTGAACTATGTAAATGCCCAAACCAACGATCTTCGTAGTCTATCAGCATTTCATGATCTACCTAAAATGCACTATCTTATACTTAAAAACAACTTCATTGATTCCATCGGGGAGAATGGCCTGGATGGTCTTCCCGAATTATACGCACTCGATCTATCTCACAACCGATTCTCCGCCATTCCCTTGCTTCCAGAACTGCCACTGCTGACAGATCTCGACCTCTCTTACAACAAAATTGAAAGCTTGACATTTGAATTCGTTGCCAATCTACCAAACCTCAAAGAGCTGATACTGACGGGAAACAGGTTAAAAACCATTCCGGTGTTCCCAAACATACCGTTTCTTGAAACACTGACTCTCAGCGAAAATGGCATTACATACATTGAAGAAAGTCCATTTGATGATTTGCCAACATTGACCAGACTCGAAATGACCGATTGCAATCTGACGTCCATGGCTTCACTGGGACCGATTCCACCTTTGCATCTTTTGATACTGAATCAAAACCAAATCAGAGAGGTCGACGTCGGCTTTTTGAGCAGTGTACCAAATCTGAAGCTCTTGAATCTGGCTAACAACGAGATCACATTTCTTCCAGCAGCTTTACCTACCCCGAGCGTCAATAACCTCAACTTCACCAATAATGCCATAGCAGTCATTGATAACTTCGCATTCATTCAGTGTGCAAGAATGAGCTCTCTAGACATATCGAACAACTTGGTAGAAActttagatttcatgatttatatCTCGTCCCAATCACTCTGGATTAGTGTTAATTACAATAAGGTCCGAGGTTTTCCCGTCACAGGTATTCCTGACAATGTTGCATATCTGTCACTAGAAGGGAACAAAATAGAAACTATATCGCCCATATCCTTTGCCTTCTCAAGTCGATTGTTTTGGTTGTCATTGGCCCAAAATAACATAAAGCACATATCTAGTCACTCCTTCGTTGGTTGTTCCTTACTCAGTAATATTAATTTGGGAGGAAATCCTCTTGAGTCAATAGCTGGAGATGCATTTATGGGACTGACGGAACTTGACTTCCTCCAGATGGAGAACATCCCTCTCCCGACATTTCCAGAAACCCTTTTCGCCACGCTTCCCAACGTCATGTACATTAACTTTAGGAATATGTCAGCTGTCATCACATCCTTACTCCACTTTCCAAAAATGCTTTCTTTGACGCTAGGTAATCAGCAAATGAATTCAGTGCCTAACATCACGGCCCCAGGACTCCAATCCTTAGACGTCTCGCATAGCCACCTCACTCGCATCCCAACGAAAGTGTTTACCAACCATCCTTATGTTTTTGTCCTTCGACTTTCCTACAACCATATCGCAAACATCAATGACGGGGATTTCGAAAATGCTAACAAACTCTTTGAGGTCAGTCTCGACAACAATCGAATCGTTTCAGTCGCACCAGGATCTTTCGGGCCATTCATAGCTGTACAAGCTATGAATCTGCAGGGAAACGAACTTACTCATTTAGAGCTTGGGTTGTCCTTCCCGAATACCATCCAGGATATAGATCTGTCTGGTAATCCCTGGCACTGTGACTGTCACATTGAGGAGCTGAAAGAGGTCTTAATGAAGCAAAGAGACCACATGGATCCTGTATATTGCGCATCACCTCCGGAACTTACACATCAAACAATCACATCCCTTGATATCTCCGATCTAGGTTGCCTGAATGATAATGAAACCGAGACAAGTAGTGATCTTGATAATGAAACGATAAACGATGTCGTTACCGAAACAGTTTACGATATCGTAACAGAGATGGAATATGAACTCATGACCGAAGTCATTGATGAGGTGGTAACTGAGGAGGTCGTTGACTTGGTTACATTCGTCTTCATTGAGGATCCAGACAGAGGGATCGATCGTTCAGGCGACAGGGATGAGGTTGGGCCTTCGTACGAAGAGGATGGTGATACTGGCGACGATGGGGATGATGACGACGGTAGTGAACTTAGCGAAGTTACGACCATTCCGCCAGCGGTTAATGTCACAATTGGTGGATCAGAGGACGGTGAATCAGAGGAAACGGATGACTGGTACCCACCGTGTCCCATGGGGCTTCCGGTTTGCTCTGGTCAGGTCTACAAACCGAGCATCTACACCATCATGataatgacattttcagcactGGGAGCTTCCAGCATATTTTGA